A segment of the Geothermobacter hydrogeniphilus genome:
CCTGCCGGCGTCCTGCCAGGTCCAGGGCGAGATCGAAACGTTCGCTGCTGCGGTCGGTCTGGTCGAGGTGCACCAGGATGTTCCTGTAGGCCATGCTCACCTCCCGGGGTGTCAACGGTTAATTCCAGGATTCAGTATACTTTATGAATTCTGGTAATCGAAAAATCCCTTGCCGCTCTTCTTGCCCAGCCAGCCGGCCTTGACCATCTTGCGCAGCAACGGACAGGGCCGGTACTTGCTGTCGGCGAAGCCTTCATAGAGAACCTCCATGATTGCCAGGCAGGTATCGAGGCCGATGAAATCAGCCAGTGTCAGCGGTCCCATCGGATGGGCCATGCCGAGTTTCATCACGGTATCGATCGACTCGGCGTCGGCGACCCCCTCGTAGATGCAGTAGATCGCCTCGTTGATCATCGGCATCAAGACCCGGTTGGAGATGAAACCGGGATAGTCGTTGACCTCGACCGGAACCTTGCCCATCTTTTCCGCCAGTTCCTTGACCGTGGCATAGGTGGCGTCACTGGTGGCGATGCCGCGAATCACCTCGATCAGTTTCATCACCGGTACCGGATTCATGAAGTGCATGCCGATCACCAGTTCCGGGCGTCCGGTCACCGCCGCCAGCTCGGTAATCGGCAGAGAGGAGGTGTTGCTGGCGAGAATCACGCCCGGCGCGGCCACCTCGTCAAGGGTGCGGAAGATCTTCTCCTTGATCTCCATTTTCTCGACGGCGGCCTCGACGACGAAATCGACCCCGGCGGCGTCAGCCAGGTCGGTCGAGGGGATCAAGCGGGACATGATGGCGACCTTGTCATCCTCGCTGATCCGCCCCTTGGCGATATTCTTGTCGAGCAGTTTGCCGATAAACGCCAGCCGATTGTCGATGAAGGTCCGGTCGATGTCGTTGAGGACCACCTCCAGACCCGCCTCGGCCGCCACCTGGGCGATTCCGCCACCCATCTGACCGGCCCCGATGACCATGATCCGCTTGATTGCCATTGCTTTCCTCCTGTTTGAAGAATCGAAAACCAGATGCAGCCACCAAGGCACCAAGTTCACCAAGAAGTCGAAAAAGATGGAGGAAAAACCAAGAATGGAGCCTTCCGTCCCAGATTCCTGTTTTTCTTGGTGTTCTTGGCGCCTTGGTGGCTCAAGATTTTTGTTTTCACACCCGCTCGAAAATCGCCGAAACCGCCTCGCCGCCACCGATGCAGAGGGTCGCCAGACCAAAACGCTGCTGACGCTGTTCCAGTCCGTTGAGCAGGGTCGTAACCAGGCGGGCACCGCTGGCGCCGACCGGATGCCCGATGGCGCAGGCGCCGCCGTTGATGTTGACCTTGTCACGGTCGAGACCGAGCTTGCGGATGGCGATCATCGTCACCGCGGCGAAAGCCTCGTTGATCTCGAACAGATCGATCTGCC
Coding sequences within it:
- a CDS encoding 3-hydroxybutyryl-CoA dehydrogenase gives rise to the protein MAIKRIMVIGAGQMGGGIAQVAAEAGLEVVLNDIDRTFIDNRLAFIGKLLDKNIAKGRISEDDKVAIMSRLIPSTDLADAAGVDFVVEAAVEKMEIKEKIFRTLDEVAAPGVILASNTSSLPITELAAVTGRPELVIGMHFMNPVPVMKLIEVIRGIATSDATYATVKELAEKMGKVPVEVNDYPGFISNRVLMPMINEAIYCIYEGVADAESIDTVMKLGMAHPMGPLTLADFIGLDTCLAIMEVLYEGFADSKYRPCPLLRKMVKAGWLGKKSGKGFFDYQNS